From Haliotis asinina isolate JCU_RB_2024 chromosome 8, JCU_Hal_asi_v2, whole genome shotgun sequence, a single genomic window includes:
- the LOC137294563 gene encoding spermatogenesis-defective protein 39 homolog codes for MAATRKPSEDADDYWGDSSARKGPSRKNIFDDDVSFETAKKILTTSETLDDEDEEEFDLVNWQGDPVVKYNNHKSNAPDLSNLAVPITSHAVRTTTLPPSAPSASYGKYEKASSMTHNRSQSLGGNVGQFGVNKANMSRGVSDPSIEDVVRDASTPGRKQPTSADLDKLQKEIIFLRKELQIAKRERWKKQPVGDTIRNMVLGQAYSFELYKSKGDKLALLDKAIESHDGNAIIAVILFLKKTIKASLFNLEMMRRPVAVNHYLSYLKHHYDHAEMVDFLGMLGRSEEASMFKYKIACQSKDPTVKIATLKTCYRAHFQPEVQLSRQAALLQEQIDLLERQRPVEENDSKAEASGQVQIFRDFPRRASLFGQPVTTTLYYFCLYHYDLGENSLASPQALKARHNISDKQFLHCALGARAKMRRWKDIEALLTSKGWFGGTKLKAVIGFDKVSEILHKNKAPHDVLAKYVALIEDLDQRLNIARKVECPKAVIDALVALKDRAQLEKYSQTLRSHEALYAQDVLRSSSIKWK; via the exons CCATCTGAAGATGCAGATGACTACTGGGGTGATTCCTCAGCAAGGAAAGGACCAAGTAGGAAAAacatctttgatgatgat GTTAGTTTTGAGACTGCAAAAAAGATTCTGACAACATCAGAAACtcttgatgatgaagatgaggagGAGTTTGACTTGGTCAACTGGCAGGGAGACCCTGTGGTTAAATATA ATAACCACAAATCCAATGCTCCTGACCTCTCAAACTTGGCTGTTCCAATTACCTCCCATGCTGTTCGAACCACCACACTCCCTCCCTCTGCACCGTCAGCTTCATATGGAAAATATGAGAAAGCGTCCAGCATGACTCACAACCGATCTCAGAGCCTTGGTG GAAATGTTGGTCAGTTTGGGGTGAACAAAGCCAACATGAGTCGAGGAGTGAGTGACCCAAGTATAGAGGATG TTGTTAGAGATGCGTCAACTCCAGGCAGAAAGCAGCCAACTTCCGCTGATCTTGATAAGCTCCAGAAGGAAATCATTTTCTTAAGGAAGGAACTACAG ATTGCCAAGAGGGAGCGATGGAAGAAGCAGCCAGTGGGGGATACAATCAGGAACATGGTGCTTGGACAG GCCTACTCATTTGAGTTGTACAAGTCCAAAGGAGACAAACTGGCACTGCTGGACAAGGCCATAGAGTCTCATGATGGGAATGCCATTATTGCT GTGATTCTATTTTTGAAGAAAACCATTAAAGCGTCTCTGTTCAACCTGGAAATGATGAGACGCCCAGTTGCTGTCAATCACTATCTGTCTTATCTGAAGCATCATTATGACCATGCAGAGATGGTAGACTTTCTTGG GATGCTTGGTAGATCGGAAGAAGCCTCG atgtttAAATACAAAATAGCCTGTCAGTCTAAAGATCCAACTGTAAAGATTGCAACTTTAAAGACATGCTACAG GGCTCACTTCCAGCCTGAAGTTCAGTTGAGTCGCCAGGCAGCACTGCTCCAGGAGCAGATTGACCTGTTGGAGAGACAGAGGCCAGTTGAG GAAAATGATTCCAAAGCAGAAGCGTCTGGTCAGGTCCAGATATTCCGTGACTTTCCCCGTCGTGCTAGCTTGTTTGGTCAGCCAGTGACAACAACCCTGTACTACTTCTGTCTTTACCACTACGATCTTGGAGAG AATTCTTTAGCCAGTCCCCAAGCTTTGAAAGCCAGACATAAT ATATCTGACAAGCAGTTTCTCCACTGCGCACTAGGAGCAAGGGCAAAGATGAGACGGTGGAAAGACATAGAGGCACTGCTTACTTCCAAG GGCTGGTTTGGAGGGACAAAACTGAAGGCTGTAATAGGCTTTGACAAAGTGTCAGAAATCCTGCACAAGAACAAGGCTCCGCatgat GTTTTAGCAAAGTATGTTGCCTTGATAGAAGATTTAGACCAAAGACTGAATATTGCACGGAAAGTGGAATGCCCTAAAGCTGTGATAGAT GCTCTGGTTGCCCTGAAGGATCGGGCACAGTTAGAGAAGTACTCGCAGACACTGAGGTCCCATGAAGCCCTCTATGCCCAGGATGTTCTGCGGAGCTCG TCTATAAAATGGAAGTGA